In Flavobacterium sp. N1736, the following are encoded in one genomic region:
- a CDS encoding NADP-dependent isocitrate dehydrogenase translates to MTQNSKIYYTLTDEAPLLATYSFLPIVQAFTATAGIAIETRDISLAGRILSNFPEFLTDAQKTGDALAELGQLATQPEANIIKLPNISASVPQLKAAIAELQSHGYKIPNYPEDPQNDAEKDAKAKYAKVLGSAVNPVLREGNSDRRAPRAVKNFAKANPHSMGAWSADSKTKVASMSNGDFYGSEKSLTVADANDVKIEFTAKDGTTTVLKASTPLKAGEIIDSSVLSVKKLKTFAAEAIAEAKKEGVLLSVHLKATMMKVSDPIIFGAIVEVYFADLFKKYETLFAELNIDTRNGLGDIYAKIAGRPEQAEVEADITKAIENGPALAMVNSDKGITNLHVPSDVIVDASMPAMIRTSGQMYNKDGKQQDTIAVIPDRAYSGIYTATIDFCKKHGAFDPKTMGSVPNVGLMAQKAEEYGSHDKTFQLKADGVVRVVDNKGTVLMEQDVEANDIFRMCQAKDAPIQDWVKLAVNRARLSDTPAVFWLDENRAHDRELIAKVQKYLKDYNTTNLDIRILNPVAATEFTLDRIIKGLDTISVTGNVLRDYLTDLFPILELGTSAKMLSIVPLMNGGGLFETGAGGSAPKHVEQFTEEGYLRWDSLGEFLALGASLEHLGQSLDNSKAIVLSETLDEANDKFLANDKSPARKVGQIDNRGSHFYLAFYWAQALAAQNKDAELKAIFTPIAAEFAANEAKIDAELIGAQGKPQTLGGYYQPTPELMSKAMRPSATFNAILAEIK, encoded by the coding sequence ATGACACAGAATTCAAAAATCTATTACACCTTAACTGATGAGGCGCCATTGTTAGCGACTTATTCTTTTTTACCTATTGTTCAAGCATTTACTGCTACGGCTGGTATTGCTATTGAAACCAGAGACATCTCTTTAGCAGGTAGAATTTTATCGAATTTTCCTGAGTTTTTAACTGATGCTCAAAAAACCGGAGATGCTTTGGCAGAATTAGGTCAATTAGCTACACAACCTGAAGCTAATATCATCAAATTACCAAACATTTCAGCATCTGTACCACAATTAAAAGCAGCAATTGCTGAATTACAATCTCACGGGTACAAAATTCCTAATTATCCGGAAGACCCTCAAAATGATGCAGAAAAAGATGCTAAAGCAAAATATGCTAAAGTTTTAGGTTCTGCTGTAAATCCGGTTTTACGTGAAGGAAACTCTGATCGTAGAGCGCCAAGAGCGGTTAAGAACTTTGCAAAAGCAAATCCACACTCAATGGGTGCATGGTCTGCGGACTCAAAAACAAAAGTTGCTTCAATGTCAAACGGTGATTTCTACGGAAGTGAAAAATCACTTACTGTTGCAGATGCTAATGATGTAAAAATTGAATTTACAGCAAAAGACGGTACAACTACTGTTCTTAAAGCAAGTACTCCGCTTAAAGCAGGTGAAATAATTGACAGCTCAGTTTTAAGTGTAAAAAAATTAAAAACTTTTGCTGCTGAAGCTATTGCTGAAGCAAAAAAAGAAGGCGTTTTACTTTCTGTGCATTTGAAAGCTACAATGATGAAAGTTTCAGATCCAATTATCTTTGGCGCTATTGTTGAAGTATACTTTGCTGATCTTTTTAAAAAATATGAAACTTTATTTGCTGAATTAAACATTGATACAAGAAACGGTTTAGGTGATATCTATGCAAAAATTGCAGGAAGACCTGAACAAGCCGAAGTTGAAGCTGATATTACGAAAGCTATCGAAAACGGACCGGCTCTTGCAATGGTAAATTCTGATAAAGGAATTACAAACTTACATGTTCCGTCTGATGTTATTGTTGATGCTTCTATGCCGGCAATGATTCGTACTTCTGGACAGATGTACAATAAAGATGGAAAACAACAAGATACAATCGCTGTTATTCCGGATCGCGCTTATTCTGGAATTTATACTGCAACAATCGATTTCTGTAAAAAACACGGTGCTTTTGATCCTAAAACAATGGGAAGTGTTCCTAACGTAGGTTTAATGGCTCAAAAAGCAGAAGAATACGGATCTCATGACAAAACTTTCCAATTGAAAGCTGACGGAGTTGTGCGTGTTGTAGACAATAAAGGAACAGTTTTAATGGAGCAAGACGTTGAAGCTAATGACATTTTCAGAATGTGTCAGGCAAAAGACGCTCCAATTCAGGATTGGGTTAAACTTGCTGTAAACAGAGCTCGTTTATCTGATACTCCTGCTGTTTTCTGGTTAGACGAAAACAGAGCGCATGACAGAGAATTGATTGCAAAAGTTCAAAAATATCTAAAAGATTACAATACAACAAACCTCGATATCCGCATCTTAAACCCTGTTGCTGCTACTGAATTTACTTTAGACAGAATCATCAAAGGTTTAGATACAATCTCTGTAACAGGAAACGTTTTACGTGATTATTTGACTGACTTATTCCCTATTTTAGAATTAGGAACTTCGGCTAAAATGTTATCTATCGTTCCGTTAATGAATGGTGGCGGATTGTTTGAAACTGGTGCCGGAGGATCTGCTCCAAAACACGTTGAGCAATTTACAGAAGAAGGATATTTACGTTGGGATTCATTAGGAGAATTTTTAGCTCTTGGTGCATCATTAGAGCATTTAGGACAAAGTTTAGACAACTCTAAAGCAATTGTTTTATCTGAAACTCTTGACGAAGCAAACGATAAATTCCTGGCAAACGATAAATCTCCGGCTCGTAAAGTAGGTCAGATTGATAACCGTGGTTCTCACTTTTACCTTGCTTTTTATTGGGCACAAGCATTAGCAGCGCAAAATAAAGATGCTGAATTGAAAGCTATCTTTACTCCAATTGCTGCTGAATTTGCTGCAAATGAAGCTAAAATCGATGCTGAATTAATTGGTGCACAAGGAAAACCTCAAACTCTTGGTGGTTATTACCAGCCAACTCCAGAGTTAATGAGTAAAGCAATGCGTCCTAGCGCGACATTCAACGCTATTCTTGCCGAAATTAAATAA
- the rplS gene encoding 50S ribosomal protein L19 yields the protein MADLMKFVQTELVAKKDFPVFGAGDTITVFYEIKEGEKTRTQFFKGVVIQRRGSGNTETFTIRKMSGAIGVERIFPVNLPALQKIEINKKGAVRRARIFYFRELTGKKAKIRDKRR from the coding sequence ATGGCAGATTTAATGAAATTCGTTCAAACCGAATTAGTTGCTAAAAAAGATTTCCCTGTTTTTGGAGCTGGAGATACTATCACAGTTTTCTACGAAATTAAAGAGGGTGAAAAAACAAGAACTCAGTTTTTTAAAGGAGTTGTTATTCAAAGAAGAGGTTCTGGTAACACAGAAACTTTTACTATCCGTAAAATGTCTGGAGCTATTGGAGTTGAGCGTATCTTCCCAGTAAACTTACCAGCTTTACAGAAAATTGAAATCAACAAAAAAGGAGCTGTACGTAGAGCTAGAATTTTCTACTTCAGAGAACTTACTGGTAAAAAAGCTAAGATTAGAGATAAAAGAAGATAA
- the trmD gene encoding tRNA (guanosine(37)-N1)-methyltransferase TrmD yields the protein MRIDIITILPELLKSPFEASIMKRAIDKGLVEVHFHNLRDYTTNKQKSVDDYPFGGGAGMVMTVQPIDACITHLKSEREYDEIIYMSPDGETLNQKMANTMSMYENIIILCGHYKGVDQRVRDHFITKEISIGDYVLSGGELGALVLSDALIRLIPGVLSDETSALTDSFQDNLLSGPIYTRPADYKGWKVPEVLTSGHFAKIDKWREDMAYEHTKNRRPDLLEGH from the coding sequence ATGCGAATTGATATTATAACGATTTTGCCGGAATTATTAAAAAGCCCGTTTGAGGCTTCGATTATGAAACGTGCCATCGACAAAGGTTTGGTTGAAGTTCATTTTCATAATTTACGTGATTATACCACCAACAAACAAAAAAGCGTCGACGATTATCCGTTTGGCGGAGGCGCCGGAATGGTAATGACAGTTCAGCCAATTGATGCTTGTATTACACATTTGAAAAGCGAGCGTGAATATGACGAAATCATTTATATGTCGCCGGACGGTGAAACATTAAATCAAAAAATGGCTAACACAATGTCGATGTATGAGAATATCATCATTTTGTGCGGACATTATAAAGGTGTAGATCAGCGTGTTCGCGATCATTTTATTACCAAAGAAATTTCCATTGGCGATTATGTTTTATCTGGTGGAGAATTAGGAGCTTTAGTGTTGTCTGATGCTTTAATTAGATTAATTCCTGGTGTTTTAAGCGATGAAACTTCGGCATTAACAGATAGTTTTCAGGATAATTTACTTTCAGGACCTATATATACAAGACCTGCAGATTATAAAGGATGGAAAGTTCCGGAGGTTTTAACCAGCGGTCATTTTGCTAAAATCGACAAATGGCGCGAAGATATGGCATACGAGCATACTAAAAACAGACGTCCGGATTTACTTGAAGGACATTAA
- a CDS encoding nuclear transport factor 2 family protein, whose translation MKKLIALTVILFSIISCNNQNQPKTIDTTKNEKLVEQYFEYFNNHDWKKMSEMYTETADFKDPSLGKGIIKQTRKQTEEKYTELNKVFPDVHDKVIQVYPSGENHIIVEFVSTGTAPDNSKFELPICTVFTIENGLITKDFTYFDNFDEKE comes from the coding sequence ATGAAAAAATTAATTGCATTAACAGTTATATTATTTTCGATTATTTCCTGTAACAATCAAAACCAACCCAAAACGATTGATACAACAAAAAATGAAAAGCTAGTAGAACAATATTTCGAATATTTTAATAACCATGATTGGAAAAAAATGAGCGAAATGTATACGGAAACAGCTGATTTTAAAGATCCGTCTTTAGGGAAAGGAATTATAAAACAAACCCGCAAACAAACCGAAGAGAAATATACGGAGCTAAATAAAGTTTTCCCGGATGTACACGACAAGGTTATTCAGGTTTATCCATCGGGTGAAAATCATATTATTGTGGAGTTTGTTTCAACGGGGACTGCGCCTGACAATTCAAAATTTGAGTTGCCAATTTGTACTGTTTTCACAATTGAAAATGGTTTGATTACTAAAGATTTTACTTATTTCGATAACTTTGATGAAAAGGAATAA
- the tnpA gene encoding IS200/IS605 family transposase produces the protein MANTYTQIHIHFVFAVKFRQAIISNDWKEELYKYIAGIIKNNNHKLLAINGVSDHVHILIGIRPAQSISDLMKNIKQDSSKWINNSKFSKIHFEWQEGYGAFSYSKSQLNAVVNYIQNQELHHKKRTFKEEYIDFLVKFEIDYDEKFIFKELI, from the coding sequence ATGGCAAATACATACACTCAAATACATATTCATTTTGTTTTTGCAGTAAAATTTAGGCAAGCTATAATAAGTAATGATTGGAAAGAAGAACTATATAAATATATAGCCGGAATTATCAAAAACAACAATCATAAACTCTTAGCGATTAATGGTGTTTCAGATCATGTTCATATTTTAATTGGAATAAGACCAGCACAATCAATTTCTGATTTGATGAAAAACATCAAACAAGATTCCTCAAAGTGGATTAATAATAGTAAGTTTTCAAAAATTCATTTTGAGTGGCAAGAAGGATATGGGGCATTTTCATACAGTAAATCACAATTAAATGCAGTAGTTAATTATATTCAAAACCAGGAATTGCATCACAAAAAGAGAACTTTTAAAGAAGAATATATTGATTTTCTTGTAAAATTTGAAATAGATTATGATGAAAAGTTTATTTTTAAGGAATTAATTTAA
- a CDS encoding sugar phosphate isomerase/epimerase family protein: MVSRRTFIINSGLATAAVLAMPSLAFAMNKKQIGLQLYTLRDEISKDVKSTLQKVAAAGYTNVETYGFSIKDQFWGISPTELKRILDQNQLKAVSGHYNLGSFLYDGNQSELIAAIETAKVLKSEYLTIPWVDEPFRKNIENYKIIASRLNEAAKMCQKAGLKLAYHNHDFEFQKHDGITGYEILLKETDKELVNFELDLYWVVRSGNDPLQLFKENPGRFKMWHVKDMDKINPALNTEVGSGSIDFKKIFKQAEKSGMKYFFVEQENNYVNNSFEAIKKSCDFISKELI; the protein is encoded by the coding sequence ATGGTTTCCAGACGAACATTTATTATTAATTCAGGTTTAGCTACTGCGGCAGTTTTAGCGATGCCTTCTTTAGCCTTTGCCATGAATAAAAAACAAATAGGTTTACAGTTATATACATTGCGGGATGAAATTTCAAAAGATGTAAAATCGACTTTACAAAAAGTAGCTGCTGCGGGTTATACGAACGTTGAAACGTATGGGTTTTCTATAAAAGATCAGTTTTGGGGAATTTCTCCAACTGAGCTAAAAAGAATTTTAGATCAAAACCAGCTTAAAGCAGTTAGCGGACATTATAATTTAGGAAGTTTTCTATATGATGGAAATCAGTCAGAACTTATCGCTGCAATCGAAACTGCCAAAGTTTTAAAAAGCGAGTATTTAACAATTCCCTGGGTTGATGAACCATTTAGAAAAAACATTGAAAATTATAAAATTATTGCTTCGCGATTGAATGAAGCTGCTAAAATGTGTCAGAAAGCGGGTTTAAAATTAGCGTATCACAATCACGATTTTGAATTTCAAAAACATGATGGAATTACCGGTTATGAAATCCTGTTAAAAGAAACAGATAAAGAATTGGTTAACTTTGAATTAGATTTATATTGGGTTGTTCGTTCCGGAAATGATCCATTGCAATTATTTAAGGAAAACCCCGGACGTTTTAAAATGTGGCATGTTAAAGACATGGATAAAATAAATCCAGCTTTAAATACCGAAGTTGGTTCAGGTTCAATTGATTTTAAAAAGATTTTTAAACAAGCAGAAAAATCCGGAATGAAATACTTTTTTGTAGAACAGGAAAATAATTATGTAAATAACTCTTTTGAAGCGATTAAAAAAAGCTGTGATTTTATTTCAAAAGAACTGATTTAA
- a CDS encoding cupin domain-containing protein, which translates to MQSFGTSKEFIKGDDLQWEVVGEGIKRKIMAYDDKIMLVNVHFEKGGIGVLHEHYHSQVTYVSSGKFDVTISGVTQTLKEGDSFYIPPHAIHGVVCLESGLLTDVFSPAREDFLK; encoded by the coding sequence ATGCAAAGTTTCGGAACAAGCAAAGAATTTATAAAAGGAGATGATTTACAGTGGGAAGTGGTTGGAGAAGGAATCAAACGCAAAATCATGGCTTATGATGACAAAATCATGCTGGTAAATGTTCATTTTGAAAAAGGTGGAATAGGCGTTTTACACGAACATTATCATTCGCAGGTTACCTATGTTTCAAGTGGTAAATTTGATGTAACTATTTCTGGCGTTACCCAAACATTAAAAGAAGGAGATAGTTTTTATATTCCGCCACACGCAATTCACGGCGTTGTTTGTTTAGAAAGCGGACTTTTGACAGATGTTTTTAGTCCTGCAAGAGAAGATTTTTTAAAATAG